From Hippea jasoniae, one genomic window encodes:
- a CDS encoding glycosyltransferase, whose protein sequence is MKIAFVLDEIWDSALTSYSLRIAQNLKKHTAVLVGVENSYVAKKFKHIHTIKALRNKNPFKTFSGFNSLKETLKNINPEVVVTIRGDATLLACLLKKTLNFQVYRIFGEQKTLKTPAGCIDKLILPCNYLKSFILRAIAEKTVVFQHFYNPVFFYSQEGGKKAKERLGLDGYFVFGAVGRFDRVKGFDMLIRAFAKADIHNAFLVIIGREEGIKTTQLKAIAKQNNIEDRIIIIDTKRTDINEIVNGFDVGVISSIDSEVIPRVFFEFLQTAKPIITTDVGCLKEVAKPSFSIVVPPDENSLADAIKRMALKANELKEMSTAAINESNQYRLDVDSLFN, encoded by the coding sequence ATGAAAATAGCCTTTGTGCTTGATGAAATCTGGGATAGCGCTCTTACAAGCTATTCTCTTAGAATTGCACAGAATCTAAAAAAACACACAGCCGTTTTAGTTGGTGTTGAAAACAGTTATGTCGCAAAAAAATTCAAACACATCCACACCATCAAAGCACTGAGAAACAAAAATCCATTTAAAACATTTTCTGGTTTTAACTCACTAAAAGAAACACTCAAAAACATAAATCCTGAAGTAGTTGTTACAATAAGAGGGGATGCAACCCTGCTTGCCTGCCTGTTAAAAAAGACACTGAATTTTCAAGTGTATCGCATCTTTGGTGAGCAAAAAACACTCAAAACGCCAGCAGGCTGTATCGATAAATTAATTCTTCCATGTAACTACCTAAAAAGCTTTATTCTCAGAGCAATTGCAGAAAAAACCGTTGTTTTTCAACACTTCTATAACCCTGTATTTTTTTACTCCCAGGAGGGTGGTAAAAAAGCAAAAGAGCGACTTGGGCTTGATGGCTATTTTGTATTTGGTGCTGTGGGAAGATTCGATAGGGTCAAAGGTTTTGATATGCTTATAAGAGCCTTTGCAAAGGCTGATATACACAATGCGTTTCTTGTAATAATAGGCAGAGAGGAGGGAATAAAAACCACTCAACTTAAAGCTATTGCAAAGCAAAATAATATTGAAGATAGAATTATAATAATTGACACAAAAAGAACCGATATAAACGAAATAGTAAACGGATTTGATGTGGGAGTTATAAGCAGCATAGATAGTGAGGTGATTCCACGCGTGTTTTTTGAATTCTTACAAACAGCCAAACCCATAATAACCACGGATGTTGGATGCTTAAAAGAGGTGGCAAAGCCATCCTTTAGCATCGTGGTCCCACCTGATGAGAATAGCCTTGCAGATGCCATAAAAAGGATGGCTTTAAAAGCTAATGAACTAAAAGAAATGTCAACTGCTGCAATAAATGAATCTAATCAATATCGGCTCGATGTAGACTCACTGTTTAATTGA